The Syngnathus acus chromosome 2, fSynAcu1.2, whole genome shotgun sequence genomic interval CTGCACTTTGGATAAGATGAACACCACTAATTATTTATTAGCACACAGTGAGAGTGGGCCGGCAGTCTGCCACCAGACACtaaatgtgtctttttgtgATGTATTATGCATACCCAGCACACCTTTGGCCAGCTGTGCAGGTTCATAAGTACAGAGGGTTTGCCTATTTGCctatatacacacatgcacacacacacatacatattattgtttacacacacgcacgcacacacataagaTTATCgttaacatccatccatccatccatacgtacgtacatacatacatacataaacaaaaatcTTATGTGTCTATACGTCTGTCCACCTTTCTGTATGCATCTGTGTACCCATCTCTAATATGTGTAACACTTGTAATATGACGCAGAACAGCATAAAACACTGCAGCCCATTGAAGGTCTGTGCAAAGTCATGCGGTCTGTCCATTTAAACAGCGTCATCTTGTGGCAGTCTCATGACAAAGGAGTGGTTGGAGCAAAAATGTGGTCAAAAGCGCCATCTGATGGCAGAAATCAATCACAGCAACCATAGCTCACTATGAAATGACAGTCTATGAATACTCGGTTGACAGAGGTCAGACTTGCGATGTTAAGAATTCTGTACGGACACATGTGAAAAGCAACcgttggggggggaaaaaaaaaaagcgcactCAGCACACAGGATGATTCATTCTCTTGCAGTCAGTTTCTTTGCTACTGTGAGTAATCTTTCAGTGCTGTGGGGACAGTGAGTGGGGGCTCGAGTCAGGGAATGTGGGAGTTCTGCCGGAGTGCACACACCAGAAAAATGTGTGAACTCACAAAGATGCCAATGTGATGTGTTGAATACCATACGCTGGACGTTCTGCTGCGCGTAAGAGTGAGAGTCAGTCTTACCCTGATCAATACTGTGCTGTGGCAGCTGGCTCATCTGACTGTGGACCACACCTGCATAATTCCGGAGAAAAGCCTCTTCACTTGGCGTAAGCTGTAAATAATGTGCCGAAAAGATGCCATTAGTAAAGTTCCCTTTTACCAAGATGCTGCATGTTTATTATTACGGTTGTATTTTCATATGACACATCAAATTATtgaattaattatttattcatcgctcattttattttattttatttattatttatggtttgtgccttcctgtttttgttttgtgtcgcctacttgtatgtctcgtcaccgtgggatggaggaaacggaatttcggtttctttgtgtgtcttgacatatgaagggattgacaataaagctgactttgactttgatcatGTAGCTGAAAAGGataaccaaaatattagaaacagccCTCAGTATGAGGCAGTGCTGTTCCCAACTACTCCAAATGCcaaaatataacaatatttcagttggtACCGATTTGAACAGTACGGTTTACAAATGCAGAATGCGGCTCATAAGGTGGTGCAGATTGAGGTCTCATGTTGTGGCAATGGAGTTCACACGATCACAACTGATGCAAGCTAATGTAGACGTAAAATCAGCTCAACATGATCATTGCGTGTTCTACGTACATTTGatcccattttttttagcattagcaGGACCCGCACTTTCTGTTGGATGTACATGTCTTCAGGAGACTTTCCCGGGGCCTCCTCGCGGTTCATCCCCCCTGCTCCTGTGGCTCTgcgtgcacacaaaaaaacaacaataaaacagacaGATTacttataaaataaaaccacaatTAAAAACTAACTACCCCATGAAATACTGAATATACTTTGACCTGAGGTCTAAATAaatcctccattttttttttaaagcaaagtCTTTGCTTCAAAGCTTTGTAGCGATCACTTTCCCACAAGGACTAATTGTTATTGTCACACAAATTACTGCATTGTAAAAGACGGACAATGAAAATTTTTGAATCATTTCACACTTACAAAGGAAGATGAAGCTAAATTTGTTTACCCCAGAGCAGAATTACCTAACTTACTAAAATAGGACATATATGGTCACCAACGCAAGGTATCGAGATTAGCTAATTTTTACTCTAGCCTTGAACAGATTGCATTGCCTTTACCACTGGTCAAGGATAGACACAGCTACTGGTGCACTTTCAATTACTTTGTACTTAACGGAACAAAAAGCATCAAGATAAACTGTATACACAAGTTGCTAAGACCAAAACTGACACCCGTGCACTCAGCATGCCAGACTTACTAACGGTTAGCCAGTACACTCTTTATTTGCCGACTCCCACGTCACTCACCAGgccaggcacacacacatttaaagtAACAGACATTTATGTGGAATGTGAGGACAATAATACCTGCAGTTCACATGCACATTTTGTGGTTTGatccaaaatgatttttcctATCCATTAATCAAAGGACTAGTCGAACAATCAGAATAatttattctaaaaatatttgacagttGTATGTCACTTGGGGTTTTTCCCTTGCGGCCGTGGGGAAATCTCGAAAAGCCAGTGCAAGTCCTGGCGTCTAAATTCTATGACAACAAATTCAAGAAGACAGACATAGCATTGTCTCCTTCAGCAAATCATGTCAGCATTCAATGTGTCATCGCCTTGTCTCCGAAAGTCACTTTGTAGATTGGCCACCTGAGCTACGCTAGCAGTAGCATTTCATGTGAATGTTATTTAACCAGAAATGCAAAAGTGTTCTACAGTCTCATAAATTGATGATCTCACACCAGAGAACCCAGCCCCCCACCCGCCACCCCCTGAGGCAGGAATAAATCGTTAGAAGCTCCTCAGTAGTCCCAGCTACACAGTTGGCAAGGCCTCATTAATATTTAATGTGATTTTCCCACAGATCTCATCCTTGCCCGCTACTTCCATCTCTTCTACCCGGTCTAACTAATGACCTATTTTCACCGTCAGTCTGCAGAGATGCAAAATATAggaaaagagggagggagtggGGATCTTTGTTAAAAGACGATAAAAGAAATCAGCAAAGCACACCCGCATCAAAGTCATCGCATTGGACCTATCACGCACCGAGCATGCGGTGGAACTTCATAAACAACCAAATCTCGTGAAATAAATGCAAGCTCTGCTTTACACAAAAGTCATGAATCTAAATGAAACATTAGACTATAACCCTGGGAGAGCAGCATATCCGTATGCAATGATTTGTTCTTCTCTAAGAATTTATCTTCAagagtcacagtgactcggcCAGTTCTGGCAATCTAGTTCAGCCTCTTATCTCCATAAAAGGGCCACTAATACATGTTGACAGGTTCTTTGATGCAGGGCTATAGTTAATTGAGCAGTTGACTCAAATAGGGATGCGAGTACATGGATggagctgctgttttggtaGCTACTGTGAGCAAGTGAATTGACTATGATCTGATCCCATGCTTCTTTACCAATGTCTGTTTCATTTGCGTGTTCCCTTTCACCATTGTCTACATATATTTTAAGCAGAGGACTGAAAACTGTTGGGTTACAAGTAACCCAAATTGGGTG includes:
- the ctnnbip1 gene encoding beta-catenin-interacting protein 1, which translates into the protein MNREEAPGKSPEDMYIQQKVRVLLMLKKMGSNLTPSEEAFLRNYAGVVHSQMSQLPQHSIDQGAEDVVMAFSRSETEDRRQ